The sequence GACCCCAGCAACACTCGCACCTGCAGAGGCCGTGCCTTCGTTGCACACACTGAAGGTAACATTGTAGGTCGAACCTTCCTCGACCCATTCCTGTGACATGGAACGGACCACGAGGTCTGGGCTGGGTGTTGAGGTCGGCGTTGGCGTAGGAGTGGGAGTGGGAGTGGGAGTGGGAGTAGGTGTAGGTGTTGGGGTCGGGGTAGGGGTTGGTGTAGGAGTGGGTGTAGGTGTCGGCGTAGGCGTAGGAGTAGGCGTCGGTGTAGGAGTCGGGGTAGGGGTTGGTGTAGGAGTGGGAGTGGGTGTAGGTGTCGGCGTAGGCGTAGGAGTAGGCGTCGGTGTAGGAGTAGGGGTAGGGGTTGGTGTAGGAGTGGGTGTAGGTGTCGGCGTAGGCGTAGGGGTAGGCGTAGGTGTAGGGGTCGGGTCGCCGCTGACGACGACATTGTCCACCCGTGTGCTGTCAAAATCTTCATCGGTGTCCCCCCAGAAACGGATATCAATGCTGGTATCTTCCGCAGTGCTGCCAAGGGCTACATCCACAGACGTTGCCGGCCAAGTCTCAGTGTCGCTAGTAAGGTCGTGTGTATTGACGGTGGTCCAGCTGCCGGCAGCAGACAGCTTCCACTGCACAACTAGGTCGCCGTCGTCACTGCCATCGTTGTCGGTATCCTGGCCCCAGTCGTACTCCAGGTGGATGTTCACCAGGCCTGTTGTGTCGATGCCCGACTTCGTGGCATTCGCACCGCTGCGCAGCTGGAGGTACTTATCGCCCGCAAGACCAAGGGGCCTAATGGCACAGTCCAACCCACTCCCATCGCTATCAGTCCAACCCGGCACGGTGTTCACGAAAATAGTGCCGAAATCATCCTGGAAGACGATGGTGGTCTGCGTAGCCTGTGTTATGCCGATGATCAGAAGCGGAGCGGCCACAAGTGCTACCAGCATTAAAGCTAACATCAAATACACTATCATTGCTTTCATTTCTTCACCCTACTTTTTGGTTTCAAATTGAAACGGTATTAACCCCCCGGGAGTATATATTTCGTGCGGGACTCTCAATTTGGTTTATAGCACTATGTATACAGCCTGTCAACATATATTATCCTAATATAAATTAATCTTTCCAACATAGTCCTCCCAGAAATAGGCTGACCTGACGCCCTGGTCGGGGTTAATACTAGGTTGTGCGGCGACAAAAAAACCTCCAGCGATAGGCTTTGACACCCCGCTTGAAGGCTTATTTTTGGGCAAAACCATAAATCGCCATACTTCCTTATCCGATATTCTTTTTTATGTGAATCCTCAGTCTTGCCCGTATGTGATTGTGGCTACTTGCAGGAAGCGCCTGGCGAAAGGCTCACATTTAGGGTAACATAACATTCGCCATTTGTCTGTAGAAAAAGTCTGTATTTTTTGTGGGGAAAGTATGTATTTTTTATTGTGGGGAAACCCTTACAAAATTGTGGTTTTTTGTAGGGAGGGTTTGACACAGGTCAATACCACCGTGCGGGCTGTCAGGTACGCGGGTATGGGTTAGCTGGATTCAATATCGGGGCAGCAATATGCCAGCTCTTTAAGCTTTAGCGACAGCCTGGAGTTCTACAAGCTGCCGCTATCGTGACAAGCTAAATGGCCGTTAAAGTGAGTGGCTGGTGGTGGTCTTTCTTGTCCTTTTGTCTCGCCGTCTTTGGCGGCGTTTGCCAGCGATAGACTTGCGCTCCTTGCGTCTCTTGTCGGCGAGGTACTTGGATTCGTGCTTCATGTCGTATTGGGATCAGTGTTTTGCCATTATACCATGTCGCGGGGGCGTTAGCACCCAGATGGACCTCTCCTCACTTGAAATGGTTTAGCGATATATGCGCTCTGGCAGCTTTAGTGATAGCTTGAAGTTTTATAGAGACTGCTGAAATAGTCTCAATCAACCCCCTAATCCCCCAATCTTGGGGGACTTTTTTTAAAGCTGGGGGACACCCCCAGACCCCCGGCCCCGATAAAATCGGGGCACCTCTTTTTCAGCGGTCTCTTATAGATTGATGTTGGGTTGAAGACTAACTGTGCCGGCCAGTAAAAAGCGCCTACCGGTTCTGAGGAGCTCAAGGAAGGGGTGGTGCCCCCAAGTGACGCGTGTTCGAAAGTTGGCGAAGTGGTACAATTGTTTGAGACAGGTCCGGGCAAACATGACTACAAGGAAAATCTCAAATACCTCTGCGGCTTCAACAGATGAAGCTGAGGAAAAGCCACAAGCCCCTTTTGAATTTAAGACTAGCAAGGAAATAGTCTTTCTTAAAGAAGTAGTTGAACGTAGTCTTCCTCCTAATACAAGATTCTTAACTACTATTCCATATAAGAACCTGACTATTTTTGTAATAGCTACCGATTCTAAGATGATAATGGTTGACGACGGGTTCTTGCCTCTGGGTGTAGTAATACTTAATGTAGGTAAACCGAAAGCCCTTTTACTTACACGAGAAGAATACGAAGTACCGTATGAATTAGCAGGCGGTGAACGTTATGCAAGGTATGGTATATCCGATATCTACAGGATGTCGGAATTAAACGGATTAAGATTGATAGGAGTAGGACAACCATACAGAGGGCCAATGTTGACGGGCCACGGTGATGCTAACAGCAATATTCATTCTATTGAGGGTGTGCTGGTGGCGGAATTAGTCAATTATCTGGCAGGGGTAATTGCGAAGAGGTATGGCCTTGTATTGCGTAAGCTGTTAGTAACAAGCTGTAATTCTAGAACCGGGGCGCCGGGAGAAGCGGATATCCCCGTTTTTTATGCTCTGGAAGATGTGACGCCTTTCTCTAATCTGGATACAAGGACCAGTGCGAGGGGAAGCGGGCCGGTTGACCTTTTTGTAACCTGGGGTGATAGATGGATGGCCAAGTTACCGGGCCGAGAACCAGTTAGATATCAGCCAAAGGCTGAAGATGTTGCTGCTCATCCGCCGCTGACAAGAGAAGAAATAGAGTTTTTATTACGAAAGGATGCCGAGGAAAGAGCTAAGGCGCAGGCTGAGGAGGTTCTGAAGTCCGCAGAAGAACCTCAAAAAGTGGAGAGGTCCAGGATTATCGCGGATTATTTGGCGCTGTTGAAAGCAAGCTTCGTATCTCTGGGCCAGAGGGCCGCGCGGAGGTCTCAGGAAATTGATCCCTCTGTGCCCCCGTATACAACCTTTGAAGTTCCAGAGTCGATTGATGATAGGCAGGATGTTGAGAGCACTATTTACGGGATAGATGGGGATATTGAAGGATTAATAGGTGCATTATTTGAGGGTGATTTAAGCCAAGAGGAATTTAATAATTATATGTTAGAGAAGGCTGATGAATTGAGAGAGAAATGGTCTCCTGCTATAGAATCCGCAAAGAGTCATGTCAAAAGCAGACAGGATGCGATTAAGATTCTAGATTCCTTATTGGCAGATATGCCGGTAACCCATACTATTATTCCGTTCAGGAGCCTTTTAGAAGGTTGGAGGAAAGAATTGGAGTATTCTGCTGCCCCCAAGTGACGCGTGTTCGAATAGGTTAACATGCATTCCAAATCCGCCTGGCTTAAATGAACCTTGGCTTCCTGTAGCTTGTTGATGATCTGCTCCGGCGTAAACGCCCTTCTGGTCATATAAAACCCCCTTTCCAAATCGATCCAAGTCTAACATTTTACTTGGACCAATTTTTGGGGGGCAGGTCAAGGTGAGGATATACATCCCGATGTAGTATCATTTGACGAACATGATTGAACAAAGAAGCTAACTTAATGTAGCCCAATAATATTTTTTAACAACTTGACTATTTCTTCGTTTAATGCGATAATAAGTCAAATAAAATAATTGGAGGTAAAGTATTGCAGAGATTATTTAAAGTATTAGGATTAGCGGTAATAACAGCCATTCTGGTAGTTGCTCTGGCAGGTACCGTTTTAGCCGGTGATAATGGATATATGGAACCTGCTCCGGAATCTGGCGATTGTAGTTCTAATGGCAGTGGCTTTGATGGCGACGTTGGGTCAGGGACTGGACCTGCCCCGAATGCAGGTCTTGGTATTCATGATGGCAGTGGTTTCTAATTCCCATAATAGGCTTATTGAGAGCTAGCTTCTGAATCATATCGACTGGATAACTTCGAAGCGATAAAGGGGAAGCATAAATGCTTCCCCTTTTTATTTATAGACTTAAACATTAGCCATATTGTCTGATCAAACAATATGGCTTCTCGTTACATTGCCACTCACATTGGCAGGGATTTATCCTTAAGAAGTCGCCGTAATAGCTGCATGAACAAGCAATAGGTTTGTTTAGTAAAAAGTAACCAATAGATGACCGAAGATCCTGCCAAATATTCTTAATTCAATGTGTCCAGTTTCAAGGGTTCCCTTCACTTCATCTATACGGATTTAAGTCTACTTTGTAAATAGCATCAATAATCTCTGTCAGCTTTTGCTCAAATTAGATTGCTGTGGGTTCAATGAAATCTACTCGTTTCAAATCTTTGAGAAGCTCCGGTACGCTACAGGTCTCTATCAAACTGGGGATAACTGTAAGACGCCCGTTTATTGCTTCGGTGAGTGCAACATTCATTTCCTTAGTGCACCAGTTCGAGCTACTGAATCCCTGACTCAGAAATATAAGGCAAGCATCGCTATGCTCGAATCCTTCTCCGATCTTGCCGGTGATAGAATCTCCCGCGTTAATCTTCCACTTATCAAACCATACTCTTATACCCTGTTGAGACAATCTCTCGGCAATTGTCTCTGCAATCTTCTCTGACTTGGTCTTTTGTTTATAAGAAATGAAAACTTGATGCGCTCCACTTACCATTGGGGGCTGGCCGCTAATTTCCCTTACATTATTTGTGAGATGTTCCCATGCTTGCTGCTTCATTCAAGAAGTAATATTACTTGCAACGAGCTGCTGGGATCGAGATAACGAATCCCACTCTAAGTTAAATTGATCAGTATACTTTGGTTGGGTTTTGAAGAAGTACGTTGCGATAAGTTGATTAGGTATGTTTGTAGGTGGCATTGTGGTGTAGTTGCAGAAAATTCCCGTAATGATAGCCTGAACTTTAAGAGGAACACCACCAGTTACAGGGATCTCATATATAGGAATGTGCGCTGAAATTACTTTTTCTAGAGGCTCTATTTTTTCACGTATCTCAATTGATAATCCCTCCCAATCAATTGAAAATATATCAGATAGTTCACGAACCTCAGAAAAATCACCATTGGCATTTTGAAATTGTGCACAATATTCTATACTTAGCGGTGGCCTCTTCTCAATATCGTGCAGTGAACGGATATTATATCCGAACGTAAGGTCCGATATTATTCTGGGTAAATTCGTCTCCATACCTTCCTCTAGATTATGGTTTCTGCGTTAATACTACATTGGTCTCGACTGATTGATCATGCTACCGTAGTTCTAACATCGCCTCGTGATTATACCACTTTTCAAATGAGCATAACTCATTCCTGCTGATAATGACGTCCTACAATAGAGCCAACAAGAAGCTCATTGTAGCGCAACTACAGATTAATAGGGATCAGACTATTGGTTGTTAAGCAAGTGAATTAATCCCATAATGCTAACTCTCTAACAGGCCTTAAGTTAACTTGCATTAAAATTCTGCAGAAATGCATTTTAAGTACATTGCTAAGGGTAAAATATTATTGAAAAAAATTGGGGTGTTATTTTAGGGTTTTTAGAATGCAGAATAGGAGATTGCTGTCAAAATGACGGAAGAATTCGGGGGGATTGGGGAGCACCTTAAAGCCAGAAAGTCTAACTCTGTAAGTGGTACCATTTCTGGGGGTAGGTCAGAGGACGAGGAAGGTCGAAGAGGAATCCTCCAGAATGTGTTCGTTAAGTTTGTGGTGGATCGTCAGCGTATCGTTGATATCGAGGTAAAGCCTCCCTATAGCTGGCTGATGAGATGGAAACCTATGCAGGTAGCAGGGGAAAATCTGTCCGTGAAATGATAGTGTGGTGCCCCCAAGGGAACTCGAATCCCTGTTTCCAGCTTGAAAGGCTGACGTCCTAGGCCACTAGACGATGGGGGCTTTTTAATCCTCCATATTTTAGCACAGAGGTGGATAGCTTGCCTATGGGTAGACAGCAGATCGCTCAAGCGACATCTTTTCGTCTAAGCCAAGCATGAGGTTCATGCTCTGTACTGCCTGACCGGCCCCGCCCTTTACCAGGTTGTCGATGCAGCTAACGACGATGAGCCGCTCCGTTCTAGGATCAATGGTGGGGTAGATCAGACACAGGTTTGTGCCCAGGGTTTGCTTGGTCTGGGGCGGTATGTCAACCACCCTGACAAAGGGTTCGCCAAGGTAGAACTCCCGGTAAATCTCCTGTACATTCTGCTTTCCTGCCTTAAGCCTGGCATAGCAGGTGGTGAGGATGCCCCGGCTCATCGGTACGAGATGGGGCACGAAGGTCACCGAGAGGGCAAGCGCCGGGTTTAGTCCGCCAAGCTCCTGGGTAATCTCGGGCAGATGGCGATGCCCCTCGAGGGCATAGGCTGAGACATTCTCGTTCACCTCGGCGAAATGGGTTCCCATGCTCAGCGTTCTCCCTGCTCCGGAGACACCGGACTTGGCATCGATTACGATGTCCGGCTCGATCAGCCCCTCCCTAACCGCAGGGGCCAGGGCCAGTATTGCGCTGGTGGGGTAGCAGCCGGGGTTGGCTACCAGTCGGCTTGATGTTATCCGTTGGCGATTTAGCTCCACCAGTCCGTAGACCGCCTCGCCGAGAAGCTGCGGTGCGGGGTGGGCAAAGTCATACCATTTCTGGTAACCCTCGGCCTCCTTGAGCCTGAAGTCGGCGCTTATATCGATCACCTTGATGCCCCGCCCGAGCGCCTCCGCCACGGCCTCAGCGCTCATCCTATGCGGCAGTGCGGAGAAGACCAGAGTCACCTCCCCCAGCTCAGGCTCGATCACCATATCGATGTCGGCTAGGTGAGGCAATACCACACCAATCCTCTGCCCCACGGCGCTTCTCCCCGTAATCGAGGCTAGTTCAACACGGGGATGGTGGTGAAGGAGCCTTGCAAGCTCCATGCCCACATAGCCTGTTACGTTGATAATGCCTACTTTCACCGTCATTACTGTTCTACCTCCCTCAAACCAGGCTGATTTCTCCTTGCTCTCCTCTTTTGTCGTGCTATATCGCTCAGCCTTTCATCGCTGATGCCGAAGTGATGTGCTATCTCGTGACGCACCGTCTCTGCAACCCCGCGCACTATTCCTCTGTCGGAGCGGTATGTCATTTCGATGGGCTTCTGAAAAATGGTTATCTTATCCGGTGCCACCATAGCATGCCTTTTTCCCTGTTGGGTCAGTGGTATGCCTTCATAGAGGCCCAGGAGCTCCCCCCGACGCGTGCGCCCGACGCTGCCTAGCTGATTACGTGTTGGCCAGTACTGGACCACTACGGCGATGTTCTCCAGCCTCTCCATGAACTCCGGCGGCAAGCCTTCGATGGCTTCAGCTACCAGTTGCTCAAATCGCTCCCTTTCCATGGGAACACCCTCCCCTTAGCACGCACTCATGACACCGGGGGCGCTGTGCCTGACATACCCTCCTGCCGTGAGCCAGCATGTTGAGATGAAATTGATAGATTGCCTCAGCAGGCACCAGTCCCTCCAGTAGCTCGTGCGCCCGCGCCGGCGACACCCCTCTGCCGATAAGCCCCAGGCGCCTGGATACCCGATAAACATGGGTATCCACGGGGAGCGCCGGCCTTCCCATCGAGAACAGCAGCACGCAGCTTGCCGTTTTGGGTCCTACCCCGGGCAGCGCTTGAAGCCATGCCCTGGCTTTGTGGAGCGGGAGCGTGCTAAGGAACCCCAGGTCCGGAGATCCGGAACCATCGAGGATTCCCTCGAGGATCGCCTTTATCCGCGGTGCCTTAATCCGGCTCAGCCCGCCGCATGAGATAGCCGCAGCGATCTCATCGCTCTGCGCCCCCGCTACCCTATCCCAACTTCCGAAGGCAGAAATGAGGCTACTGAAGGCCCGGTGTGAGTTAACATCCGAGGTGTTTTGCGAGAGGACAGCCATAACTAGCTCGGAGAGCGGATCGCTTCTCCGTTTCCACTGGGGAATGCCATACTCCTGCCCCAGCAGGTGGATGATCTCATCGATGGTCATAGCGCCCTCAGGTGGCAGGTATCGTTTAGCAAGGTGACGGTCGCATTGCCCTCACTCATTTCAAAAAGGTTGATCGCCGCGGTATCCTGCTCTATCTGCCAGAAATGGGAATTGTCAAGGCCAAGGAGATGGCAGAGGAGCACCTTGCAGACCACCCGGTGAGTCACCAGGACAACCGTCGCGTCCTTGTGCCGGGCTGCCAGGTCATCGATGGTAGCGGCCGACCTCTTCCTGACATCCTCCAGGCTATCTCCCTGGGGAATCTCAAGTATCTGTGGGCTATAGCGCCAGAGCTTGAAGAGAGCGGGGTAGTTTTGCTTTACCTCATCGATGGAAAGCCCCTGCCAGACTCCGAAGTTCATATCAATAATACCCTCGAGCGGAACCACCGGGATGCCGAGCGGGTGGGCGATAATCTCGGCAGTGGCCATCGCTCGCCTCAGTGGGCTGGAGTAGATAGCTGCTACCTCCCACCGGGCGATCCGTGGCGCTGCTGCCTCCGCCTGCCTTATCCCGGTTTCATCCAGATCGATGTCTACCCACCCCCTGAACCTCTCTTTTTGGTTCCACTCGGTCTGCCCATGCCTGATTAGAATAAAACGAGCCAAATCAGCCTCCTATTGGGTTTAGATTAGCCCCTCCTCCCTGAGGGCGCTAATAATATACTGAATCTCAGTTCCGGTTAGGCCGAAGCGATGCAGGGTGTGGCGCACCATCTCCAGACCAGCTTCAAACTCGGGGCGCACCAGCTCGGCAACGCCCATGGTGCGAAGCGTCTTCGCCTCATCATCGAAATGGACCCTGGCCACCACATCCAGCTTGGGGTTTATGCCCAGGGCGTTCCTCACCGTCAGCTCTGTAGCTATGGGGTCATGGAAGGTGATCACCAGCACCTTTGCTTTATCCAGAACAGCCCGGGAGAGTATCTCCGGGTTGCTCGCATCACCGTAGAGGTAGGGCACCTCCCTGGCGCGCAGGGCATCGATGGCCCGCGGGTCATTATCGATCACCAGATAGGAAAAGCCCCTTCTCTCCAGAACCATGCCTAGATTTTGTCCCACCTGACCGTGCCCGCAGATAACCACGTGTCTGCTTAGATTAAGACCACGGCTGAAGTGGGGATCTGCGCGACCGGCCAGAACCTTGGCGAACCTTTCCCCCTGGCTGAGTCTCCTGTAGAGAATCGATACCCCGCCCACGGCGAAAGGCGTTAGTAATATGGTAATGACCGCGCTGGTCAAGGTCAAGTCGTACAGGTATTTGGACATAACCCCCTCGCCCAGGGCGGCAGCGGCCAGCACGAAGCTGAACTCCCCGATCTGAAACATCCCGGCGCCGACATAGAGCATGGTCTTGGCAGTGTAGCCGAAGAGCCAGGGGATGAGGGAGCAGATGATGAACTTACCACCGATGATTGCGATCACCACCACACTGACCGCCCCCAGATTATCCACCAGGAAGCGGGGGTCGATGAGCATGCCCAGGGAGACAAAGAAGAGGGTGGCAAAGATGTCGCGCAGGGGGATGACCTCGGCGAGGGCCTGATGAGCATAATCGGACTCACTTATTAGTAGCCCGGCGACGAAGGCGCCCAACGCCAGCGATATCCCGAAGTAATCACTGGCAAAAGCCACCGCCAGGCACAGGCCGAATATGGCCAGCAGGAAAAGCTCCCTAGAGCGCAGCCCGGCCACCCGCCTCATAACCCTGGGCAGGACCCACAGCCCCAGGACAAGCATTGTTCCCAGGAAAAGCACAGCCTTAAGCGCTGCTATGCCTAATGCGGCTGCCCAACCCGGCTCCCCGATGACAGGCAGCACCACCATCATCGGCACAACTGCCAGGTCCTGCACCAGCAGGATGCCGATCATGACGCGACCGTGAGCGGTGTCCAGCTCGCCCCGCTCCATGAGGAGCTTGAGCACTATCATGGTGCTGGAAAGGGCGATGAAAAAGCCAAAAAATACAGCCTCCGTAATCGGCCAGTGAAGCAATAGGCCTACCACTAACCCTAGAGCCGTGGTGGCCAGGATCTGAACCATGCCACCAATGATGGCAACCCGCCCCGTGCGCCTCAGCGTTTTCAGGGAGAACTCAAGACCCAGGGTGAAAAGCAGAAGGACAACCCCGATCTCCGCCAGGGTCCTAATCTGCTCAACTTCACCGACCAGACCAAAACCATAGGGACCGACAGCGATGCCACCGATAAGATAGCCCAGGATGACCGGCAAGCCGAGGCGGCGGGCAATCATCCCCCCGATAAAGGCGACGACCAGAACTATGACTAGGGCGATAAGATCCAGATTTACCCTCCCCCTTCTTAAGGACAGAGTGATAAGCTATTCTAACACAGGATTTAATGGCAGGACAGTGTTGTGCGGTGTACAGGACATAGTGATACGTCGCCGCAAGCCTATTATTGATATAATTGCGATTGAAATGAGGTAGTCTCACCTTTTCCCAGTCACCTGACCTGAGATGGCGCACTGCTCCGATAGATCGGAGAGACACCCGTCAAAGGGGGGAGCGGCAGGTTGGGGCGGGTGCTCCAACCTGCCCATAAATAAATCCCCTGCCCCCGATCTAGGATGCAGTGTCGGCCGACCTGTCGGCCTCGGTGGACTCCCCTTTATATCTACTGCGTGGTAAAACCTATGGTGTAGCAGAGATGTTTTCTCCTCCACTTGTCCCCGAGGGGTTAGTTTATCGCAAGGCATCACAGGGTGATGAAGTGAAGGGAAACTCACGACACCAGGCGTCACTCAATCATTGACAATAGACCTGCTCCCTCGGTAAACTAAGCCTGCTCACCATGAAAGCGGAGCTGACAGGTGCATTAGAATTGGCGGGAAAGCCGACTCTATATACAGATTGAGGTTATAAAGTGGTAGCGAGCGATGAGATACAAGGACAGATCGTAAGCGCCCTCGAGGGGCAGGATGCCGATTACATTGAGGTTCGCATCGAGGAGCGGGAGGCGAGCCGTATCCGTTACCGGGGGAGGGAGCTGGAGGATATTGGCCGCAGCACCAGCCTCGGCGGGAATGCACGTGCCCTGGTTAGCGGAGGGTGGGGCTTTGTCAGCTTCAACGAGATAGGCGGACTGCGGGATAAGGTGATGCTGGCGGTGAAGCAGGCGGGGTTGGTGGGGAAGGTGAGGGCACGGGAGTTCGAAAAAGGGGAGGAGAACAGGCTTAGCCCGGTGGAGCCGGTGGTGGACACGGTGGCACCCCGCATTAAAAGGGACCCCGCCACCGTCTCTTTGGCACGGAAGAATCGTCTCCTCGATGAGTATAACAAGTTAATCTGGGCCACCCCCAAGATCCAGACCTCCGTGATCGCCTATGGGGATAGCAAGA is a genomic window of Dehalococcoidia bacterium containing:
- a CDS encoding CFI-box-CTERM domain-containing protein; protein product: MKAMIVYLMLALMLVALVAAPLLIIGITQATQTTIVFQDDFGTIFVNTVPGWTDSDGSGLDCAIRPLGLAGDKYLQLRSGANATKSGIDTTGLVNIHLEYDWGQDTDNDGSDDGDLVVQWKLSAAGSWTTVNTHDLTSDTETWPATSVDVALGSTAEDTSIDIRFWGDTDEDFDSTRVDNVVVSGDPTPTPTPTPTPTPTPTPTPTPTPTPTPTPTPTPTPTPTPTPTPTPTPTPTPTPTPTPTPTPTPTPTPTPTPTPTPTPTPTPTPTPTPTPTPTPTPTSTPSPDLVVRSMSQEWVEEGSTYNVTFSVCNEGTASAGASVAGVYIDGSWQQDQAIGALDAGECTDPMKSGPFTLSDKSDSIEVRADKDDAVDESNEDNNSEQDTFPAAGGGCFIATAAYGTSTAAEIDVLRAFRDEVLLQNSLGSQLVEWYYQTSPPVADFISENAVLRTLVRELVVDPVASLVEATKCLWQK
- a CDS encoding toll/interleukin-1 receptor domain-containing protein → MVSGAHQVFISYKQKTKSEKIAETIAERLSQQGIRVWFDKWKINAGDSITGKIGEGFEHSDACLIFLSQGFSSSNWCTKEMNVALTEAINGRLTVIPSLIETCSVPELLKDLKRVDFIEPTAI
- the argC gene encoding N-acetyl-gamma-glutamyl-phosphate reductase; translation: MTVKVGIINVTGYVGMELARLLHHHPRVELASITGRSAVGQRIGVVLPHLADIDMVIEPELGEVTLVFSALPHRMSAEAVAEALGRGIKVIDISADFRLKEAEGYQKWYDFAHPAPQLLGEAVYGLVELNRQRITSSRLVANPGCYPTSAILALAPAVREGLIEPDIVIDAKSGVSGAGRTLSMGTHFAEVNENVSAYALEGHRHLPEITQELGGLNPALALSVTFVPHLVPMSRGILTTCYARLKAGKQNVQEIYREFYLGEPFVRVVDIPPQTKQTLGTNLCLIYPTIDPRTERLIVVSCIDNLVKGGAGQAVQSMNLMLGLDEKMSLERSAVYP
- a CDS encoding metallopeptidase family protein — its product is MERERFEQLVAEAIEGLPPEFMERLENIAVVVQYWPTRNQLGSVGRTRRGELLGLYEGIPLTQQGKRHAMVAPDKITIFQKPIEMTYRSDRGIVRGVAETVRHEIAHHFGISDERLSDIARQKRRARRNQPGLREVEQ
- the nth gene encoding endonuclease III translates to MTIDEIIHLLGQEYGIPQWKRRSDPLSELVMAVLSQNTSDVNSHRAFSSLISAFGSWDRVAGAQSDEIAAAISCGGLSRIKAPRIKAILEGILDGSGSPDLGFLSTLPLHKARAWLQALPGVGPKTASCVLLFSMGRPALPVDTHVYRVSRRLGLIGRGVSPARAHELLEGLVPAEAIYQFHLNMLAHGRRVCQAQRPRCHECVLRGGCSHGKGAI
- a CDS encoding histidine phosphatase family protein, whose product is MARFILIRHGQTEWNQKERFRGWVDIDLDETGIRQAEAAAPRIARWEVAAIYSSPLRRAMATAEIIAHPLGIPVVPLEGIIDMNFGVWQGLSIDEVKQNYPALFKLWRYSPQILEIPQGDSLEDVRKRSAATIDDLAARHKDATVVLVTHRVVCKVLLCHLLGLDNSHFWQIEQDTAAINLFEMSEGNATVTLLNDTCHLRAL
- a CDS encoding cation:proton antiporter; its protein translation is MTLSLRRGRVNLDLIALVIVLVVAFIGGMIARRLGLPVILGYLIGGIAVGPYGFGLVGEVEQIRTLAEIGVVLLLFTLGLEFSLKTLRRTGRVAIIGGMVQILATTALGLVVGLLLHWPITEAVFFGFFIALSSTMIVLKLLMERGELDTAHGRVMIGILLVQDLAVVPMMVVLPVIGEPGWAAALGIAALKAVLFLGTMLVLGLWVLPRVMRRVAGLRSRELFLLAIFGLCLAVAFASDYFGISLALGAFVAGLLISESDYAHQALAEVIPLRDIFATLFFVSLGMLIDPRFLVDNLGAVSVVVIAIIGGKFIICSLIPWLFGYTAKTMLYVGAGMFQIGEFSFVLAAAALGEGVMSKYLYDLTLTSAVITILLTPFAVGGVSILYRRLSQGERFAKVLAGRADPHFSRGLNLSRHVVICGHGQVGQNLGMVLERRGFSYLVIDNDPRAIDALRAREVPYLYGDASNPEILSRAVLDKAKVLVITFHDPIATELTVRNALGINPKLDVVARVHFDDEAKTLRTMGVAELVRPEFEAGLEMVRHTLHRFGLTGTEIQYIISALREEGLI